From the genome of Carcharodon carcharias isolate sCarCar2 chromosome 34, sCarCar2.pri, whole genome shotgun sequence, one region includes:
- the LOC121272736 gene encoding transmembrane protein 229B-like translates to MDLKRRKVCAQFRDGRTMMRAVEPLSALSRWYLYAIHGYFCEVMFTAAWEFVVNFNWKFPGVTSVWALFIYGTSIMVVERMYLYLKDRYPSVVRCLIYTLWTYVWEFSTGFILRQFNACPWDYSQFDYDFMGLVTLEYAVPWFCASFIVEKLVIRNTLRLRFDENGEPRTPTIAPATLWGHLKLRKDE, encoded by the coding sequence GTCTGTGCGCAGTTTCGGGATGGTAGGACGATGATGAGGGCTGTCGAGCCCCTCAGTGCCCTCTCCCGCTGGTACCTTTATGCCATCCATGGCTACTTCTGTGAGGTGATGTTTACAGCCGCCTGGGAGTTTGTGGTCAATTTTAACTGGAAGTTCCCGGGAGTCACCAGTGTTTGGGCTCTTTTCATCTACGGCACTTCCATCATGGTGGTGGAGCGAATGTATCTATATCTCAAGGATCGATATCCTAGTGTGGTGAGGTGCCTCATCTACACCCTCTGGACCTATGTCTGGGAGTTCTCGACTGGGTTTATTTTGCGTCAGTTCAATGCCTGCCCCTGGGACTATTCCCAGTTTGATTATGACTTCATGGGGTTAGTGACACTGGAGTACGCAGTCCCCTGGTTCTGTGCTTCCTTTATTGTGGAAAAGCTGGTGATTAGGAATACCCTACGTTTGCGTTTCGATGAGAATGGGGAGCCACGAACCCCCACCATTGCCCCAGCGACACTGTGGGGCCACTTGAAGCTGAGAAAGGATGAGTAA